In a genomic window of Thunnus thynnus chromosome 16, fThuThy2.1, whole genome shotgun sequence:
- the si:ch211-266g18.10 gene encoding axoneme-associated protein mst101(2) isoform X36 translates to MTEGDKSGPSSAASEPNAAAAAPPASSEKPKGLGLLNKLRVSVELMIALAALLSWVVVGVVMFDFVEYKAVPDIQQIITDPVQAVNDAVDEVSSLLNKFQECAPDLSDPMSAATYAADEIAEAKDGFVRYFSDEEGNFYLSYVDPVIIGRRAFHSTNDLVCGVVGSIRDTLCAIMDTIIDIILAINRGIIDLGFIDPVVIGRNVFSVTNDTVGVIMGYIQDALCFILDSVLDIMKDVQHSVGFSPMAVLKRTAEITTEQINMLVSYFSTLLMGEQGILPEVSIDPMKVVEDAVLEVSDKKDLFMAYISSMFVGDQGEPLATPVVDVVTEKDEISPADINLVRRKGEFLPPFEKVTEIMHAAKHEAVPAPEISEAPDSKMEEEEETEVPTEADGKETEEDDVKHAGLEETELEPSLKDEEILDAADSEEEKQEEAKEVDAVEEEEEEEEIKTEEDGAHMENEEEQEEEKEEGSVDTEKEEEDFKIEDDDNEQEEEEDIKTEEAEVKEEEELEEEEEAKTAENLVEYSEEEEETKTEEEVVEDEEDGEEEEEDEEEEEAAKTEEDFVEDEEEEEEEEEEAKAEEDFVEDEDEEKIEETKTEDEEEEEEEEEEEDGEEETKTEEGLGEEEEEEEEEEEEEETKLEEVLGQDEEEEEEEETKTEDMVEDEEEEEEEEEEEETKLAEALAQDEEEKESEEEEAITEEDVVEADEEEEEEEETEAAAATIDKDMETRDYDHEDDKEKDLHGDEDTDVKDQSVKTDWDDQALEEEDYKAVEEEKEEEKEPSVQHLHLEILSAEQLNDDSLVSESDDEDEEETMTSPHVHDKDEHADIVDDHDENNNNSENGKTEPKRKRKVHIPAERVRRVGSRAAHKEEHKQHDKVLKDAKERHAIKEVKDALMKDLKATEIEKEEKKENKTKVEKTVAIKPKEEKPKKEAKPEVKPTEKIPEKPKEEPQKKKVPKPSKEKKEVKKPSKEEKKEKKHLKEEKEAKKPPKEDKEVKKSPKEEKEVKKPLKEEKEVKKPLKEEKEVKKPPKEEKEVKKPPKEEKELKKPPKEEKEAKKLPKEEKEEKKPHKEEKEVKKPHRVEKEEKKHLKEEKEEKKPHKEEKEVKKPHRVEKEEKKHLEEEKEEKKPHKEEKEVKKPHRVEKEEKKHLKEEKEEKKPHKEEKEVKKPHRVEKEEKKHLKEEKEEKKPHKEEKEVKKPHRVEKEEKKHLKEEKEEKKPLKEEKEVKKPHRVEKEEKKHLKEEKEEKKPLKEEKEVKKPHRVEKEEKKHLKEEKEKKPPKEEKEVKKHLKEEKMPHNVTLFKKEREDKKPSKEETAEKKHVEKKEVKKPLKEEKEEKEAKKPSKEEKEDQKPSKEKKIQPSKKEREDEKALEEKRKMKEKVQKPSEKEKELKKLPKEEKEMKKPSAEEKPHRKEKEPTKKEKEPTELHKEEKEPAHPKVVHELKKHLREKEEELLHPKEEREPKKPSKEEKEPEKPPKKAKEVTKPPKEEKVVAKPPKVEPEKISKEKKQPVSKEVKEEKKERHLKEEVVPKKPSKEEKEPSKHPKMEEKERKGPTKKETEPKKLSKEEDREELSKEKKEVKISKVVKEVKKIHKEEHEPKKTSKKETEPTKPSKEEKEVKKAPKEDKEPAKKKDIKTEAKPQKAARGIKVVKKEVASVLKKEHLNVTKAAVEYKKPVKVLKAAKKHIIPVLKKEHMNVTKTDIDEVKEKKKTIPTKKDAEVTKEKAKHAPSKKEVPKEKAKAAPAKKEAAAPKEKPEPVILKKGHGGPARNASLVKEKVKIVPMKKDVKVAKEKVKAVFAKTTAEVSKQKPKPVHIKRETAPLRIKPSLVVKEAGAPQKNVSLTKEKAKVVPLKKEAVLKEKAKAKTSQKEHEAKPVHAKKEPEATKEKPKPAHEKKVAPSKSEETKKEKVKSLLRKKEPKVPEEKVKPKAMLREKAKPVRVKKELETCKEKDKPAAVKKVMSKEKTKPVRVKKEDRVLKEIQESAKKEKSAEKKATKEEKVKAEPAVSDSFLMDEELPYFQCFFVDEDEAQFPFYAFSPL, encoded by the exons ATGACTGAAG GGGACAAATCCGGCCCCTCGTCCGCCGCCAGTGAGCCCAATGCAGCAGCCGCAGCACCACCGGCGAGCTCTGAGAAACCTAAAGGTCTGGGGCTCCTCAATAAGCTGAGAGTGTCTGTGGAGCTGATGATTGCTCTGGCTGCTCTGCTGTCCTGGGTGGTGGTGGGAGTGGTGATGTTTGACTTTGTGGAGTACAAAGCAGTCCCTG ACATTCAGCAAATCATTACGGACCCTGTGCAAGCTGTAAATGATGCTGTTGATGAAGTATCCAGTCTGCTCAATAAGTTTCAAG AATGTGCGCCTGATTTAAGTGACCCCATGTCTGCTGCCACTTATGCGGCAGATGAAATAGCAGAAGCAAAGGATGGATTTGTTCGATATTTCTCAGATGAGGAGG GAAACTTCTACCTCAGCTACGTTGACCCTGTAATCATTGGCAGACGAGCTTTCCATTCAACTAATGACCTTGTGTGTGGAGTGGTGGGATCCATCAGGGACACACTCTGTGCTATCATGGATACTATAATTGATATTATATTGGCTATAAATAGAG gaATCATTGACCTTGGCTTCATCGACCCCGTGGTAATTGGCAGAAATGTCTTCAGTGTTACAAATGACACTGTGGGTGTAATAATGGGCTACATCCAGGATGCGCTCTGCTTCATTTTAGACAGTGTACTGGATATAATGAAAG ATGTCCAGCATTCTGTGGGATTCAGTCCTATGGCAGTCCTGAAGAGAACAGCAGAAATCACCACAGAACAGATTAACATGCTTGTGAGCTACTTCTCCACATTGCTGATGGGTGAACAAG GAATCTTGCCTGAGGTGTCCATTGACCCCATGAAAGTTGTTGAGGACGCTGTGTTGGAGGTCTCAGACAAGAAAGATTTGTTCATGGCTTATATATCAAGCATGTTCGTTGGTGATCAAG gTGAACCTCTTGCCACACCAGTTGTAGATGTAGTAACTGAAAAAg aTGAAATTTCTCCGGCTGATATTAATTTGGTCAGAAGGAAAG GTGAATTTCTGCCACCTTTCGAGAAAG TTACAGAGATCATGCACGCTGCCAAACATGAAGCTGTTCCTGCTCCAGAGATAAGTGAAGCCCCAGACTcaaagatggaggaggaggaggagactgaGGTTCCAACTGAAGCAGATGgcaaagagacagaggaagatgatg TGAAACATGCCGGCCTTGAAGAAACAGAACTCGAACCGTCACTGAAAGATGAGGAAATCCTTGATGCTGCTGACagtgaggaggagaaacaggaagaaGCAAAAGAGGTTGATGCtgtagaagaggaggaggaggaggaggagattaaAACAGAGGAGGATGGAGCACACATGGAAAatgaggaagagcaggaggaggaaaaagaggaaggaagtgTTGAcacagaaaaggaggaggaggacttcAAAATAGAGGATGATGACAacgaacaagaagaagaagaagatattaAAACAGAGGAGGCTGAAgtaaaggaagaggaggagctggaggaggaggaggaggccaaaACTGCAGAAAATTTGGTTGAatattcagaggaggaggaagaaacaaaaacagaagaagaggtggtagaagatgaggaggacggggaggaggaggaagaggatgaggaggaggaggaggcagccaAAACTGAAGAAGATTTTgtagaagatgaggaggaggaggaggaggaagaggaggaggccaaAGCTGAAGAAGATTTTGTagaagatgaggatgaggagaaaatagaagagacaaaaactgaagatgaggaggaggaggaggaggaggaggaggaggaagatggggAGGAGGAGACCAAAACTGAAGAAGGTttgggagaagaggaggaagaggaagaggaagaggaggaggaggaggagaccaAATTGGAAGAAGTTTTGGGacaagatgaggaggaagaggaggaggaggagacaaaaacagaagacatggttgaagatgaggaggaagaggaagaggaggaggaggaggaggagaccaAATTGGCAGAAGCTTTGGCAcaagatgaggaggagaaggagagtgaggaggaggaggcaatAACAGAAGAAGATGTTGTAGAGGCtgacgaggaggaagaggaggaggaggagactgaagctgctgctgccaccatTGATAAAGATATGGAGACCAGAGATTATGACCATGaagatgacaaagaaaaagatctTCATGGTGATGAAGATACTGATGTCAAAGATCAATCTGTAAAAACTGATTGGGACGATCAGGCTCTAGAGGAGGAAGATTATAAGGCAgtggaagaagagaaggaagaagaaaaagagccATCAGTCCAACATCTTCATCTTGAAATTCTGTCAGCTGAACAGCTCAATGATGACAGTTTAGTATCTGAAtctgatgatgaggatgaagaagaaaCGATGACTTCACCACATGTTCACGACAAAGACGAACACGCTGACATCGTCGATGATCACGatgagaacaacaacaacagcgaGAACGGGAAAACTGAACCTAAACGAAAGAGGAAGGTTCATATTCCCGCTGAGAGAGTCAGAAGAGTCGGATCCAGAGCTGCTCACAAAGaagaacacaaacaacatgataAAG TTCTCAAAGATGCAAAGGAAAGACACGCTATAAAAGAAGTTAAAGATGCCCTTATGAAAG ACCTAAAAGCCACAGAAAttgaaaaggaggagaaaaaggagaacaaaACCAAAGTTGAGAAAACCGTGGCGATAAAACCAAAGGAAGAAAAGCCAAAGAAGGAGGCCAAACCTGAGGTAAAACCTACTGAGAAGATACCAGAGAAGCCCAAAG AAGAACCCCAGAAGAAGAAAGTACCAAAGCCTTctaaggaaaagaaagaagtgaaGAAACCCTccaaagaagagaagaaggaaaagaagcatctaaaagaagagaaagaagccAAGAAACCACCTAAAGAAGATAAAGAAGTCAAGAAATCTCccaaagaagagaaagaagtcAAGAAACCActcaaagaagagaaagaagttaAGAAACCacttaaagaagaaaaagaagtcaAGAAACCTCccaaagaggagaaagaagtcAAGAAACCTCccaaagaggagaaagaattGAAGAAACCACccaaagaggagaaagaagccAAGAAACTACccaaagaagagaaagaggagaagaaacctcataaagaagagaaagaagtcAAGAAACCACATAGAgtagagaaagaggagaagaaacatctcaaagaagagaaagaggagaagaaacctcataaagaagagaaagaagtcAAGAAACCACATAGAgtagagaaagaggagaagaaacatctcgaagaagagaaagaggagaagaaacctcataaagaagagaaagaagtcAAGAAACCACATAGAgtagagaaagaggagaagaaacatctcaaagaagagaaagaagagaagaaacctcataaagaagagaaagaagtcAAGAAACCACATAGAgtagagaaagaggagaagaaacatctcaaagaagagaaagaggagaagaaacctcataaagaagagaaagaagtcAAGAAACCACATAGAgtagagaaagaggagaagaaacatctcaaagaagagaaagaggagaagaaacctcttaaagaagagaaagaagtcAAGAAACCACATAGAgtagagaaagaggagaagaaacatctcaaagaagagaaagaggagaagaaacctcttaaagaagagaaagaagtcAAGAAACCACATAGAgtagagaaagaggagaagaaacatctcaaagaagagaaagagaagaaacctcccaaagaagagaaagaagtgaAGAAACATCTCAAAGAAGAGAAGATGCCACACAACGTGACACTTTTCAAGAAGGAGAGGGAAGACAAGAAGCCTTCTAAGGAAGAGACAGCGGAGAAGAAGCATGTggagaaaaaagaagtgaagaaaCCTCtaaaagaagagaaggaggaaaaagaagcGAAGAAGCCCTctaaagaagagaaagaagatcAAAAGCCatctaaagaaaagaaaatacagccgtccaagaaagagagggaagacgAGAAGGCTCttgaagaaaagagaaaaatgaaggaaaaagttCAAAAGCCTTCCGAAAAGGAAAAAGAACTGAAGAAGCTTCctaaagaagagaaagaaatgaagaaacCTTCTGCGGAGGAAAAACCTCACCGAAAAGAGAAAGAACCaactaaaaaggaaaaagaaccAACAGAACTCcacaaagaagagaaagaacCAGCACATCCTAAAGTGGTACATGAACTCAAAAAGCATctcagagaaaaggaggaagaattACTGCAtccaaaagaagaaagagaaccAAAGAAGCcctcaaaagaagaaaaagaaccaGAAAAACCACCTAAGAAGGCCAAAGAAGTAACAAAGCCTCcaaaagaagagaaagtagTAGCAAAACCTCCAAAAGTAGAACCAGAAAAGATctcaaaagagaagaaacaaccAGTTTCTAAAGAggtgaaagaggaaaagaaagagaggcaTCTCAAAGAAGAGGTAGTACCAAAGAAACCAtctaaagaagaaaaagagccTTCAAAACATcctaaaatggaagaaaaagaaagaaaagggcCTACCAAAAAAGAGACAGAACCAAAGAAGCTGtctaaagaagaagacagagaggaactgtccaaagaaaagaaagaggttAAGATTTCTAAAGTAGTAAAAGAGGTCAAGAAGATTCACAAAGAAGAACATGAACCAAAGAAGACCTCTAAGAAGGAAACTGAACCAACAAAGCCTTctaaagaggagaaagaagtcAAGAAGGCTCCCAAAGAAGACAAAGAACCTGCAAAGAAGAAAGACATTAAGACAG aagctaaaccCCAAAAGGCTGCAAGAGGAATTAAAGTAGTCAAGAAGGAGGTTGCATCTGTCCTGAAGAAGGAACATCTTAATGTAACAAAAGCAG CTGTTGAATACAAGAAGCCTGTAAAGGTCCTGAAAGCTGCTAAAAAGCACATAATCCCTGTCCTGAAAAAGGAACATATGAATGTCACAAAAACAG ATATTGATGAagtgaaggaaaagaaaaaaacaatcccAACAAAGAAAG ATGCTGAAGTTACCAAAGAAAAAGCCAAACATGCTCCTTCAAAGAAGG AAGTTCCAAAGGAAAAGGCCAAAGCAGCTCCGGCTAAGAAAG AGGCAGCTGCTCCAAAAGAAAAGCCTGAGCCAGTTATCTTGAAAAAAG GACATGGAGGCCCTGCCAGAAATGCCTCCCTGGTGAAAGAGAAAGTCAAAATAGTGCCTATGAAGAAAG ATGTCAAGGTGGCAAAGGAGAAAGTCAAAGCAGTATTTGCAAAGACAA cagCTGAGGTTTCAAAACAGAAGCCCAAACCAGTTCATATAAAGAGGG AAACTGCTCCACTCAGGATAAAACCATCTCTGGTAGTCAAAG AAGCAGGAGCCCCACAGAAAAATGTCTCTCTAACAAAGGAAAAAGCGAAGGTGGTGCCATTGAAGAAAG AAGCTGTTCTGAAAGAAAAGGCAAAAGCAAAAACTTCACAGAAAG AACATGAGGCTAAGCCAGTTCATGCCAAAAAAG AGCCGGAGGCTACAAAGGAGAAGCCTAAACCAGCTCATGAAAAGAAAG taGCTCCTTCTAAAtcagaggaaacaaagaaagaaaaggtcaAATCACTCCTAAGGAAAAAAG AGCCAAAAGTCCCAGAGGAGAAAGTCAAACCAAAAG CCATGTTGAGGGAAAAGGCCAAGCCAGTCCGTGTGAAGAAAG AACTGGAGACTtgtaaagaaaaagacaaacctGCTGCAGTGAAGAAAG TCATGTCTAAGGAAAAGACCAAACCAGTCCGTGTGAAGAAAG AAGACAGAGTTCTTAAAGAGATACAGGAGTCGGCAAAGAAAG aaaaatcTGCTGAGAAGAAAGCTACCAAAGAGGAAAAAGTAAAAG CAGAGCCGGCTGTATCAGACAGCTTTCTTATGGATG AAGAGCTGCCCTACTTCCAGTGTTTCTTTGTGGACGAGGATGAGGCCCAGTTTCCATTCTATGCCTTCTCACCATTGTAG